In one window of Azoarcus olearius DNA:
- a CDS encoding EAL domain-containing protein translates to MSTASADEFGWLPQHWRPGFSLRRAPDGRVLGRFYGAELSSVFQPVVEAGSLRRVGREAFVRSDAGGEPGLSPWSLFSMVADDAVLVGLDRLCRTLHVLNDPLAHDPAAADELLFLNVHGRLLAAVSEDHGHAFRRILDFIDRRLAARIVIETPEAACADPRLLGFVLANYRLNGFKVAANVRSLSGLAGLLGELRPNFVKVDARHLRLTDYAAFAELAAAHAVRPVFTRVESAQQREVLAAVDGAWAQGFAYPEVALPGAAAAVERGRGQLAA, encoded by the coding sequence ATGAGCACTGCAAGTGCCGACGAATTCGGCTGGCTGCCCCAGCACTGGCGGCCCGGCTTCAGCCTGCGCCGCGCGCCCGACGGCCGTGTGCTCGGCCGCTTCTACGGGGCCGAATTGTCCAGTGTGTTCCAGCCCGTGGTGGAGGCCGGCAGCCTGCGACGCGTCGGGCGCGAGGCCTTCGTGCGCAGCGATGCGGGTGGCGAACCCGGCTTGTCGCCATGGAGCCTGTTCTCCATGGTCGCCGACGACGCGGTGCTGGTCGGCCTCGACCGCCTGTGCCGCACGCTGCACGTGCTCAACGATCCGCTGGCGCACGACCCCGCGGCCGCCGACGAGCTGCTGTTCCTCAATGTGCACGGCCGCCTGCTCGCCGCGGTCAGCGAAGACCACGGCCATGCCTTCCGCCGCATCCTCGACTTCATCGACCGCCGCCTCGCGGCCCGGATCGTCATCGAAACGCCAGAGGCCGCGTGCGCCGATCCGCGCCTGCTGGGCTTCGTGCTCGCCAATTACCGTCTCAACGGCTTCAAGGTGGCGGCCAACGTGCGTTCGCTGTCCGGACTGGCCGGTCTGCTCGGCGAGCTGCGGCCCAACTTCGTCAAGGTCGATGCCCGCCATCTGCGCCTGACGGATTACGCGGCCTTTGCCGAGCTGGCTGCGGCGCACGCGGTGCGCCCGGTGTTCACCCGGGTCGAAAGCGCGCAGCAGCGCGAGGTGCTGGCCGCAGTGGACGGCGCCTGGGCGCAGGGCTTCGCCTACCCGGAAGTCGCCCTGCCGGGCGCGGCGGCCGCCGTTGAGCGCGGCCGCGGCCAGCTTGCCGCCTGA